Part of the Ammospiza nelsoni isolate bAmmNel1 chromosome 25, bAmmNel1.pri, whole genome shotgun sequence genome, AAGAGAGAGCAAAGAATAAAGAGCAAGAGCGAGAGcgaggttcccattacaataccataaatcttcttctgtgctgaatattctaattctcactatCCActctagtacaagatacaaatcctatagcatttaaATACAGCCTATTAGAATAGGTTTAACATTACCATATAATGTAAAGCCTATTCTaataggctgtatgtaaatttACGTAAATTTACCATACCAATAACATTACCACACTGGGTTGCATTtcaaaccctaaaaactcctctttgggcccttctgccaagctggcagggtctgctctgagccttgggcctgtctgcaagcagaggggattgtttgatccaaaggggatcaccttcagctggccatgccattgttttccagttgttcagaaactgagggatctcaaagcttgctttcatttcaatcttgcttagagtttccatattctcaaaatcttttgccaggcaatcgTATTTATAAGgatttcctgtttcatcttcccaaCAGGACAGCAGCTATCCATGAGATACAGAGCAATAGATGCAGTGATGAGAGATTTTGGGTGTCTTCCAGCCAAATGGTGACACATGACaccttcagagcagcagtgataCTGCCTTTAAATGCTCTGCCCCTGTTCACAGGCTTGGtctttccctccatccctctcctgTGCATAATTGCCAATGGGAAATTCAGCCAGTCATCAGCAATGCCCCTGTGCCCAACAATGCAAAGCTTTGAAAGGTACCTTGCAAGGAATTGCTTTATTCTtcaacagaaagaaattttatcCCTTCTCTCAGCAGATGGGTTACTGTTTTGCCTGTGCCCTCCCCTGTCTGCACCATTCTTCTCCTTAAAATCACAGGTTCTCAATTGTTTGCAAAAAAAGACCGCAGAACATCCACAGTAATACAGgttcagaggaggaaaaaggaggaaaaaaggcagaaaagtgAAGCTTCAATTGATGGTTTCCTCTGCAGTTCAGTGCTTTATTTGAGATACTGTGATACTGCCTTCCCTTTTCTCTAATAGcatctctccctgcagcaggtcaggaaggagaggaaggagagacaAGTTCCTGcccaaggaagaaaataaagcctAATTCCtatccttcctcctcccttggCTTTCAGAAGCCAAAAACTCAATAAAGCAGCAATGGGTTACTGACATCTTGTATAACAGCATCTTAATTCAGTGAACTAAAATACTGTACTCCTTTTAAATTGAACTTTCAACAAATTTAACTTTCAGAGCTTAGTTCTGAGacagtttttaattaaaatgaaagctaAGGCTGACTAAATGGGAATGTAgtatttaacttttttaaagTATACCATAAAGATAACATTGATTTTAACAGTTTGCTTAACCACAGAGGCCTTTATAGACTTCTGTCCATAAAGACAAGCAGAAATAATTGTGTTACagtttgacctttttttttttttcattttattagcACAAAATCCTGTAGTGGgtgaaaagaaagagaacatATGCATGTACTTAGAACATGGAAAACTCACTGCACAAATGGGGATTCTTTCTTCCTGTTATTTTGCCAATTACTTCTTCTCTTACCTTCAGAATCTGAACTGTGATAGTGTTTGCAAACTACAAAATACCATTTTAAGAACCCACTGCACTCCCTCAAAATAAGCTCTGCAGTTCCATTAGCAAAAAAGGGCTCAGCCTAGATTTAAGAGAACAGACCTAGAGCACTTGAATTCCAGTTtcctgctgtaaaaaaaaaaaaaacatttacacAGAATATGCATACACCCCAATGTTAATGCATGTATATTCATTTTTACATATATCAATGGAAGTTCATTCTATAAGCACAGAAGCAGTCCCATGGTAATTTCTGACCACATAAATACACCAGCTGCAGAAATCACTCCAATTAGTTCTTCTTGCAGAAACTTTTATAGTGGGACTTGTATAGTTGGTCCAATGGCTTTGCAACACCTatacacacacagggacaggtaAAAGGAGGCAAGGTCTTTATGGGCCAGTGGCtgagcctcctgcacagcaaGGCTGGAGTACAGAATGACATCTGCACTACTAATACCAATAAATTAAAGGATTCACATATACTGCCCATAGTATGAAAGTCAGCAGAATtcacaaaatcagaaaaaccACTATTTTAGTCAGATTGCACAGAGACAAACAAGAGGGTGTTTGTCATAGTACAGAATCAGTGTACTTCCAAAGTCCAGTACTATTAGTAAATTATGGCACAGTGAACTTAATTGCCATGCACAGGTAACACCCTCAGACACTTTGCTAGGAAGTGTCTTGATTATCAGTCAGAGAGTGGAGAAAGATCCACCATCAAAAGTCAGTAACTTGGTAATTTCTTTGCTTGGGAATAGCTGAAAGTGGCTGCTTTGTTCCAACAGATGGCAGACATTTCAGTTTAGTTAGCCATGCAGCTGTTTCATGAATAGGATTAATCACACAGATTTATGACATCCATGTTTTTGCAAAAGAGAGCAGGTagtttatttctgattttaacCCTTCCCTTCCATCAAAGGGGACATACCAAGAAGTGTGGTCTGAAAGCAAAGTATCACTATCTCTTAAAATGAAGCTCCAGGTCAGTTCTCTAAACAAACACATGATCACTAGAACAGAGCTCTCTACCTTGCATCCACTTAACAAGCACAGAATTCATGAGAACTATGAGCACACCAGCAAGAACAAGAACTACTTCATGGAATGATTTGAGACCAGCCTCAGCAAGCAAAAAGCTTGAGTTTCACAAGCCTTAATAACACCAATTTTGTTTTTGCATGACAGGAGGTAAACTTAAGCAAAAGAGGATATTCTacagattaatttaaaaaaaattttaaaagttaagcAAGTGACTGTTCAGTGTTTCACACAAAACCCAACTCAATTGTTTGTAAGTTTTGACCAGGCAATCAGTCAGACACAGACTGTTAAAAGAGGACTCCAAACTGAAAACCTACTGCATTTGCAATACAGCTGATTTCAAACTGGCATTTCTAACTCCACTGGCCTCAAAGTATTTTCACAGTAGTCTCAGTTGCCCAACATGAGTTACAATCTGCTGTTCCACAGTTAGGACCACTCTTCTCTGAAACATACTTCAGGCTTTCAGACTACTCTTCTCTTGTTCCACAAAACTTTGGAGTGAAGAGCTGACAAGTCTACCCAAGGTCTTTAGCTTTCCTCTAGACTGCATTCCTAGGTGTGCCATTGTGAGTCACTGCTTTCATATTTGAGGTGCTTGATTGATGGTTGCAGATCCTGTGGGAGGCAACACCTACTTCAAAAACTTCATGGATGGCTTTGCGGAAGCAATGGAAATTGTAGTCTATCAAACCTggcaaggagaggaaaaactgGGCTCAGACTGGCATATTTATGTAAACACAGCTTCAAAATCAATATCAAATAGGTATTTTGCTAATTATTTAGTATAAATTTGGATTGAGAAGATTTAACAAAGTTTTACTGATGTTAGTATTTATTTGGATTGTCTCAGGTAATAATTTGGAATGCAAGGTGTATATTCATGATTAAACAGCAGGTAAGGGGCCCATGGCTCCATACCACTGATCTCACTAAAACAGATGGTAGAGCAGAGCTCATGTTAGCTACACAAGTCATTTTGGCAGCAGGACAGTGATTAAAGTGATGActcacaatttaaaaatacGACCTCATTAGATCTAtctccaaaaaataaaaatttcctcCCATAAGAAACTACACAAATTTAGTCACACAAAAATCAAGGTGACTTGTAAAGTCATATTCATATTTTATAGCTggtaaaaaatattatataaagaCTGCTCAATGGCAGGGAAGTTCTTACCTTTGCGCTCAAAACTCTCTTCTCTAAGAATGCAAACTAATGCCAAAAACTTTGTTACTTCCTTTAAGTACAGGACTGTTGTGTTATTGAGCTTGATAATTGCCATTGACTCTTTATCATAAGCACTTCCAGTGCCATCTTCTTTTAACCTAAAAAAGAACAAGTCAACCCAAGGCATCATCTAACATGTAACTTCCAAGACAAACAGCTGCTAAATGCAGTTAGAAGAATATTACTCATACTGAACTAAGCAAATGGAGAACCTGCAATGCAGGTCTCAATACTCCCAGTGAGTAAGACCATTATCAGACTTAAGTTTCTCAGGAAAGCCAGATCTAAACAGGTCAGAGGCTTTCATTAGATACTGACTATCACAAATGAGTAGTTAGGAGCAAGCTACCAGCATGAATTCTTTTGATGTTTGGAGTGACAGCTCAGTGAAATTACTTTTGGTAAATTAATATAAAGGCTTCCTTTGTGAGTCTGGGGCACAGGATGCAACATGGAGCAGGACACTTTTGGTCTTAAGCTACACCAGCGTGCATTTACAAGAAAAGATGAGCATGCTGTTTTCTACCTTCATTAGTGTTAGATAAACTACTATAGAAGCAAATGATGTATTGCAAGTTACTTCTAAGCactcctgaaaaaaaccccaaatcaaacAGTTACacaacctgaaaaaaaccccaaatcaaacAGTTACACAACCCTGGATCAACACATCAGGAGACAGATCATGAAATGCTGTGGTATTTTCTTGGTAGCACTGCATTTTCCAGGCGACAGTTCTAACATAAGTTATCACTTCTTCAGAACCACTTCTCAAATCCAGTGGGAAGTATAATTCTGCTGTAAATTGTGAGATATCAGCACTGTATACATCCCTCATAGATGGTCAGCAGCAGATGAGTTGATCTTGCAATTGTTATTCTGTTCAGATTGCAGCAAGTCTCAAAGCAATGTCACTGCAAGTTACACTTATGGCACACTATTAACCCCAATTAATTGCAGGTATTTATGTACCTGCTCCACCATGCCAAACCAGACACAGCAGCATTCAGATTTTCAAATACTTGTGTAAACTATTTGAAATATActtgtatatatatacacatatatagaAGAATATATACTTGTGTATTTTCGAATATTTTGTGTAAATTGTGTTTAGAAACACAATTTCTACAAATGTTACATAGCTGTCTAGTGCCATCAGTGGAGGGAAACAAACCAAGTATAAATGCTGCCAAACAATTTGGATTTAGCTTAGTTACTCACAGAATCAATGTGCTCTAAAGACCAACTGATAGCATTTTGCTGCATGACAAAGGCAGCACCAACTGCACAGTTTGCAACCTATTCCTACAGGTGTTTCTACACCTTCTGAGGACTCTTTTTTCCTAAGAGTATTCATCACTTACCCATATATACAGGAAACATCTATGACTACATCAATCATGTCACAGCACAACTCATATGACTGCATGTCCACAGGAGAACTGTCTGTTGCAATGTAGATTTTGCTGACTACATCGaagagaaaagctttttcaaTGCCTGAATTcttcagaaagagaaagaatttgGATGAATTTTTAGAACAATTGCATTTTTACAATCTCAACTAGAATTAATACATTTTCACATTCTTAATAGCAGAAGTTGGTTTAAATATAAGCAATTTAGAGGCTTAGGATAGATACAAGATTTAGAGTATTTACTTTACAAATACAATACCCTTGTTGCCATAATACATATCAACATCACATAgctgacaaaaataaaactggGGACTCTGGTACAATTCTTTTCAGTTTGTTATTTAACTAATCATTATCAAGGTTACATTTTACTGTGCTTCCAGAATCCATATTCAGCAATTTACCTCTTCTGTGTTTCTATTAACTCCAGAAGAGCCAGAATTCACATCCTCCTAAGGGACTGAGCTCAGAGATATTTCATAGCAGTGTGCTGACTCTTAAATTTATGCTTGTAGTATCTTGGCAGTTCAGTTTCTGCATGAAGCATTTGCCATGCAGTTTAACATGCAGAGCATCTAAGTCAGCTTCTGAAGTTAAAAACCCATGAAAAGTAGCACATTATGAGTATGGAAAAGCACAATGCCATTTGTACCTGAGCACTTTGGTAAAGTGCACGTGCTCATACAAAGTTTAGAAGCCTTTTGTGGTTCAATTTATCATACATACACTACTGGCAAAGCTTCTTTTCTATTTATGCACCAGAAGCACTCCTTATCTTTTCCTAGCTAGTCTGAATACCCAGGACAGTGTCCTGAGGACATCCAGACAATTTTTGGCATCAAGATTACATCCTCATGGCACTGGGAAGGTCAACACATCCTTTATCCACTGGGCCAGGTTATTACAAACAGTGCTCTACCAAACAAGCACTATATGGTAGCATGGGGTGACATGTGTAagtgtccagctcctcctggatATAAATGGTTTTTCTTTGCTGTCCAAATGCCTGCAACAGCCTCACAGACAACTTAAGTGAGATGGCCTTGTCTCTAGGGTGATATTTTATTTGATTGAAAGTATAGAGCAGCAAACTTCTAATTCCATAAGAAACACAAACACTaagagaaaaaggggaaaagtcTCACAGGTCATATGAAACAGACAGCTGAGTCTGAGGCCAAGTTCATATTATCAAAAAATTTCTGGCCAGTACATTAAACTACTAATTGCCTTAGCAAAGTAATCAGTACACCCTGCTGGCAGGAAACCTCCATCAGCTGCTATAACCAGGCAAAATACACTTTGTCAATACTTAGAGAAAGTCCCAAAGCACACACCAGTACAATTTAGCTGTGGTAAAGAGCTTTTAACATAGAAAACCAGGTTGCCAGAGGACATCTACACGAGTGCCACCCAAATCTCTCAAGGGCAGATCTAGCCAGCAATCTTTAGCAGAAGGACTTGCTTTTATTTCATTcaaatttctgtgaaatgaaCACTTACTGATATGAAGATATTAAGTAGATTTTCCAGGGTTGGCAGCTGTGGAATGAGCTTCTGTACCACTTTACTGAAGGCTTCAAATATTGAATGGTCATAGATACTGGTCAAATAAAAGCTGAGATGAGGAGGGAGggcaatgaaagaaaaaagaaaaagaagattcaAGAGTGTTTCAGAACTGTAATAGAAATGTTAAAGTTACATTTTTTAACATTCAGGCCTGCTACTTTTGCCTGGGATGATTTTATCACAAATATGTCTGGACATTGCATAAAGAATCAAAGTTCTGAGCAGCTGGAGTACACATGGAACAGATTTTTCCCATCCTTGAGAGATGggagaacaaaaacaaaaatctgagCATTGTTAGAATACACTTTGCCTACACAATGCTTATCACAAAGGTGTAAAAATGCTTAATCAGATTTCTTCCAGTCCCATTCTGGGTCTTCCACTTTTTTCACATTAACAGAGAGATACTGGCTCCACAAGAatcaaaagaacaacaaaaccagagaaaataGCTTGTTTTAAAGATGTCTGTAGAAAATACCTTAAAAGTGAGTCAAATCTCAACTAACAGACTGAGCTTTTAGAACCAGGCACACTAACCACAGGGAAAAGTCAGTGCAAGCCAGGACTAGAAGGCAGAGAGGttcccctctcttttccctgcccctccaTTCCACATGTAAATCTGTTACACTGAAAGAGAAACTTTCAATTATCACTGAGCAGGGATAAATCTGTTGATTGGAATCTGATACAGCAGCCTGCCTCTTTTTCAGTCAGCCTAACAGCTGAGGCTTGTGCCTAAATTCAGCAATCTTATTTATACATGTTGGTTCAATAAGAAACTACCCAGATCTTGCTGCAGTTGTTCCAGTATTACATCTAAAAGCCTTTAATCTGTATGCATATCAGCAACAGCATGAATCACATATGCCAGAGTCTTCAACTCACCTAAGGTGAAGTTTTTCAAGCCCAGCATCTGTAAGATCATCATTAGCCCTCTGATGAATATCCCTCTGAGTTTCTATTTTATGGTCATCTGATAAACCATCAACTTTATGAATAAAAACTTCAAAGTTCATTTCTGGGTTGACCTTGTAGGCTTTTGAAACTGTAATGTGGAGTCTTGTTAAAGCTTCCATGTAGTCATCCTGTAAATCAGTTTTGGCAGGAATGAATGACAAAGTTGCTGCCTGATAACTATTCCATTCTGCACAAcgacaaaatatttcagtgcaaGAACTTCAATTCTGTAACTAAATAGAAATATGGGACAAGAGAATACCTGGATGTGTCATAAATCCAAGCAGTTTAGATTCTTTATGtcaattaattttcattagCTATACAAGGCTCAGCTACACAAAACCAGACTTCAGAGCAAAAGGTGGGTTACACTTCAACTCCAGCACAAGGCAGAGACCCCAAGATGGTCCCAATAACCAGAAAACCTCCCAGGGTGCAAATCCTAGGTTGATTAGAAGCTACCAGATACCAGTATAACAATACTAGAACCTGAAGTCAGAAGTAAGCTGTTATTAATTGAACTGTGTGTTATTAATTGAACTCCAGAGCAGAAAAAAGGGATCATTCAGACCATCTAACCAAGCAGGTTCTCCCTATTATTACAGAACAGGTAAGTTCAGAGTAGGAGCCCTTTTCCACTCTCTCCACCAGCAGCATATGTCCAGTCActccaccaaaacaaaaccacacaccAGAAGTCAGATTGCCAATGCATCTCTTCACACATAGCAGAAGCCTTATGAACTTatctaaaaatataaatgaacttttctaaaaatataaattactgGCCTCTTGATCATCCCTTTCccacaaaaagtaaaaataaaacttcctTGTGATTTGTATTTACCTGGGCATCAATAACATATATTAGAGCACCTGTTCCTCTGAAGATCATCTCATAATCAAATGTTGGATCAAAAAAGTCCATCTGTCCAGGAAAATCCCATATTTGGAAGTTCACAAATGAACTGTTGGAAATATCATCCTTGTAGATTTTGTTGGTACTTTCCAAGAACAGAGTCTCATTGGGAGACATTTTGTGAAACACCACCTGTGAAAAGAACACAAATAATAGTCTGGATTTtatcttatcagaagaaattagTGAAAGATTTATGATTTGAATTTTACAAATGGGTTTACCCATTCTAAAATTTATAGCTTTCTTTAGGTAAATAGACAGCTTTC contains:
- the RRAGC gene encoding ras-related GTP-binding protein C, yielding MALQFGGAGAPGTAEEPALVGGSFGAADSFPKDFGYGEEEEEAELEGGPGPGGPGGGAGGPGGGAGGADSKPRILLMGLRRSGKSSIQKVVFHKMSPNETLFLESTNKIYKDDISNSSFVNFQIWDFPGQMDFFDPTFDYEMIFRGTGALIYVIDAQDDYMEALTRLHITVSKAYKVNPEMNFEVFIHKVDGLSDDHKIETQRDIHQRANDDLTDAGLEKLHLSFYLTSIYDHSIFEAFSKVVQKLIPQLPTLENLLNIFISNSGIEKAFLFDVVSKIYIATDSSPVDMQSYELCCDMIDVVIDVSCIYGLKEDGTGSAYDKESMAIIKLNNTTVLYLKEVTKFLALVCILREESFERKGLIDYNFHCFRKAIHEVFEVGVASHRICNHQSSTSNMKAVTHNGTPRNAV